A genomic segment from Treponema sp. Marseille-Q3903 encodes:
- a CDS encoding FeoA family protein, translating to MTNLTELKDGKKASIVKIDGGRRYLSRITSIGLNTGTSLEMLHNNKKQPLLIFSRDTMIALNRDEAKQIFVEEK from the coding sequence ATGACTAATCTTACGGAACTAAAAGACGGCAAAAAAGCCAGCATTGTGAAAATTGATGGAGGAAGGCGCTATCTTTCTCGAATCACATCGATTGGGCTGAACACAGGAACATCATTGGAGATGCTTCACAACAATAAAAAGCAGCCGCTTTTGATATTCAGCCGTGACACGATGATCGCTTTAAATCGGGATGAGGCTAAACAAATTTTTGTGGAGGAAAAATGA
- a CDS encoding MBL fold metallo-hydrolase: protein MIDVNDVNGRILYEDDDHKFIWLGVDDVDSSDEIQTMQYLIIDHNRGVLLDPGGVHIFAHVVSAVSRYISLDNIDVIFYSHQDPDVSSGIAMWLGITKAQIHISSLWVRFLPHFGIVDSKRIVPIPDDGSTIKISENAELQCIPAHFMHSPGNFNLYDPKSKILFSGDIGAAVFDEGKEYVFVEDFAQHVPLIEGFHKRYMASNSIVKKWCERVRAINPKIIAPQHGALYAGESITEFLNWLSNLKCGVDLM from the coding sequence ATGATAGATGTAAATGATGTAAATGGTCGAATACTTTATGAAGATGATGACCATAAATTTATTTGGCTCGGCGTTGATGACGTCGATTCAAGCGATGAAATACAGACAATGCAATATCTGATTATAGATCACAACAGGGGTGTACTTTTGGATCCGGGTGGAGTTCATATATTCGCACATGTAGTCTCTGCCGTAAGCCGATACATATCGTTAGACAATATAGATGTTATCTTTTATTCACATCAAGACCCTGATGTTTCTTCTGGTATTGCAATGTGGCTCGGTATAACTAAAGCACAGATTCACATTTCTTCACTTTGGGTTAGATTTTTACCTCACTTTGGAATTGTTGACTCAAAAAGAATTGTCCCTATTCCTGATGACGGCAGCACAATCAAAATATCAGAGAACGCAGAACTCCAGTGCATCCCTGCCCATTTTATGCATTCTCCAGGTAATTTTAATCTTTATGACCCTAAATCAAAAATTCTTTTTTCAGGTGACATCGGCGCAGCTGTTTTTGACGAAGGCAAAGAGTATGTATTTGTCGAAGATTTTGCACAACATGTTCCCCTTATCGAAGGTTTTCATAAAAGATATATGGCTTCAAATTCAATTGTAAAAAAATGGTGTGAGAGAGTTCGTGCGATAAACCCCAAAATCATCGCACCTCAGCACGGAGCGCTTTACGCAGGAGAATCTATAACAGAGTTTCTTAATTGGCTTTCAAACTTGAAATGCGGCGTAGATTTAATGTAG
- a CDS encoding energy-coupling factor transporter transmembrane component T: MQIVSSTLDKKCFLDPRIKLLCVVMVSLYVLGGFGSNTTNVIAIIFSFLPFFLCLVEKRFRTFLKGLLVLALGYTCQYFFLPRTKGLVNFIFLFTGGILIRFVPSIVMAAYLVSTTTVSQFMCSMERMHVPNLFTIPLSVMFRFFPTVAEEASSINKAMAMRDIRFGGKKIFKIIEYRMIPLMTCSVRIGQELSAASLSRGLGGPVKRTNICKVGFGFFDYVMIAFCLISFSYTLLANLGVFS, translated from the coding sequence ATGCAGATTGTATCTTCCACACTCGATAAAAAATGTTTTTTAGACCCACGGATAAAACTGCTCTGCGTTGTCATGGTTTCGCTTTACGTTTTGGGTGGGTTTGGCAGCAACACCACAAATGTTATTGCCATAATATTTTCGTTTTTACCTTTTTTTTTGTGTCTTGTCGAAAAGCGCTTTAGAACTTTTTTGAAAGGGCTTCTCGTGCTCGCCTTAGGGTACACTTGTCAATATTTTTTTTTACCACGTACAAAAGGGCTTGTCAATTTTATATTTCTTTTTACAGGCGGAATTCTTATCAGATTTGTTCCAAGCATAGTGATGGCAGCTTATCTTGTCTCGACAACTACAGTCAGCCAGTTTATGTGCAGCATGGAGAGAATGCATGTTCCAAATCTTTTTACAATTCCGCTTTCAGTTATGTTCAGATTTTTTCCGACAGTAGCAGAAGAAGCCTCATCAATAAACAAAGCTATGGCGATGAGGGACATTCGGTTCGGCGGCAAAAAAATTTTTAAAATAATCGAATACCGCATGATTCCGCTGATGACTTGCTCAGTCAGAATCGGGCAGGAACTTTCGGCTGCATCTCTTTCTCGTGGGCTTGGCGGACCTGTAAAACGAACAAATATATGCAAAGTCGGCTTTGGATTTTTTGATTACGTTATGATTGCTTTTTGTCTGATAAGTTTTTCTTACACTCTCCTTGCAAATCTCGGAGTGTTTTCATGA
- a CDS encoding MATE family efflux transporter, with the protein MSKVVLFFYYGGFMKDKREHLISDNMLKLMLELSIPGIIGMLVISLYNFVDAIFVGRYVGETALGAISLAYTFTLVNNGIATLIGIGSASVLSRAVGRKDRNTIDSIMGNVFVLTLIFSSIVTLVGIIFASNLLSLVGAEGEMLSLGTKYLRIVYAASIFVNFGQAANMVMRGEGKMGLAMLLMGISAVLNIILDALFVIVFKWGIEGAAIATVISQIVLAICNFLYFAIFSKDVRFHKIRLEKSIVGETISVGVSAMMMQVFSLIQQAVMYSTLKRYGGENQVILMGAFFRYMMLSFIPLWGISQGFQPFAGTNFGAKKFDRVKKGTFLFYAFGLLLAFIFWITFMLSPQKILGLFMNNDSLIASGRVNAILSFSIFPLSAIMIINLTLCQSMGKAKPAGLLVVARQLVLYVPFVLLLPLIFGIRGVWLTSPIVDTFVTLISIAIVAKIFAKDLKTR; encoded by the coding sequence CTGAGCAAAGTCGTTTTATTCTTTTATTATGGAGGTTTTATGAAAGATAAACGTGAGCATTTGATTTCGGACAATATGTTAAAATTGATGCTGGAACTCAGCATTCCCGGAATTATCGGTATGTTGGTTATCAGCTTGTATAACTTTGTCGATGCGATTTTTGTTGGAAGGTACGTCGGAGAAACTGCGCTCGGTGCAATAAGCCTTGCCTACACATTTACGCTGGTCAACAACGGAATTGCAACTTTGATAGGAATCGGTTCTGCCTCTGTTTTGTCGCGTGCAGTTGGCAGAAAAGACCGGAATACAATTGATTCGATTATGGGAAATGTTTTTGTCCTGACGCTGATTTTTTCTTCTATAGTTACTTTGGTCGGAATTATTTTTGCATCGAATCTTTTATCATTGGTGGGTGCCGAAGGTGAGATGCTTTCGCTCGGAACAAAGTATCTTAGGATTGTTTATGCGGCTTCTATTTTTGTAAATTTCGGGCAGGCTGCCAATATGGTTATGCGTGGTGAAGGTAAAATGGGCTTAGCCATGCTTCTGATGGGTATAAGTGCCGTGCTCAACATAATTTTGGATGCGCTATTTGTCATTGTATTCAAATGGGGAATTGAAGGGGCTGCCATCGCAACAGTGATTTCTCAGATTGTCCTTGCCATATGCAATTTTTTGTATTTTGCAATTTTCAGCAAAGATGTAAGATTTCATAAAATCAGGTTGGAAAAATCAATTGTAGGCGAAACAATATCTGTCGGAGTTTCTGCAATGATGATGCAGGTTTTCTCGCTTATTCAGCAAGCTGTAATGTATTCAACTCTAAAACGTTATGGTGGCGAAAATCAAGTTATTTTGATGGGTGCTTTTTTTAGATACATGATGTTGAGTTTTATTCCGCTTTGGGGAATAAGTCAGGGATTTCAACCATTTGCAGGCACGAACTTTGGAGCAAAGAAATTTGACAGGGTAAAAAAAGGAACATTCCTTTTTTACGCTTTCGGACTTTTACTTGCTTTTATCTTTTGGATTACGTTCATGCTTTCTCCACAAAAGATTCTCGGTCTTTTTATGAACAATGATTCGCTCATAGCGTCTGGTAGAGTGAACGCTATCCTTTCATTTTCAATATTCCCACTCTCTGCAATAATGATTATAAATCTAACGTTGTGCCAGTCGATGGGGAAAGCAAAACCGGCGGGGCTTCTTGTCGTTGCCCGACAACTTGTTTTGTATGTTCCTTTTGTCCTTCTTTTACCGCTTATATTTGGAATCCGAGGCGTATGGCTTACATCGCCAATCGTAGACACTTTTGTCACTTTGATTTCAATTGCAATAGTAGCAAAAATTTTTGCAAAAGATTTAAAAACTAGATGA
- a CDS encoding TetR/AcrR family transcriptional regulator, with protein sequence MGKFQRKTKDERRHEIMDAAKRVFIKKGYRYSTMEDVIANTSLSKGGVYQYYKNTKSIMFDIMKEGNFTRFLKTEDIIGKFSSTKDVFEVMTQIAIAKLFEDIPEKKLYIMFLSEIMYDKETEKLFYKLESEGHNYLIKNLESIPQFSSAKAESKKNVALLYSRIFNGILIIYELLGDKNPFLENQKELHDFIYNLMKKIIS encoded by the coding sequence ATGGGAAAATTTCAACGGAAAACAAAAGATGAAAGACGACATGAAATAATGGATGCTGCAAAGCGAGTATTTATAAAAAAAGGATATCGTTATTCAACAATGGAAGATGTCATTGCAAATACAAGTCTTTCAAAGGGCGGCGTGTATCAATACTATAAAAACACAAAATCGATTATGTTTGACATCATGAAAGAGGGAAATTTCACGCGATTTTTGAAAACAGAAGATATAATTGGAAAATTTTCTTCAACGAAAGATGTTTTTGAAGTGATGACTCAAATAGCAATTGCAAAGCTTTTTGAGGATATTCCAGAAAAAAAATTGTACATAATGTTTCTTTCTGAGATCATGTATGACAAAGAAACCGAAAAGCTTTTTTATAAACTGGAATCTGAAGGTCATAACTATTTAATAAAAAATCTAGAATCAATTCCTCAATTTTCTTCAGCAAAAGCGGAAAGTAAAAAAAACGTTGCGCTGTTATACTCAAGAATTTTTAACGGAATTCTGATTATCTATGAACTTCTTGGCGACAAAAATCCATTTTTAGAAAATCAAAAAGAACTCCACGATTTTATCTACAATTTGATGAAAAAAATAATTTCATAA
- a CDS encoding FeoC-like transcriptional regulator → MDELLEFIKHGNSISVSELASKFKMTTDMLAARLERYEQLGYVKKVILDTSPCSQGCKTCKGCTSIKNKKNEPITFWEKGEKLK, encoded by the coding sequence ATGGATGAGTTATTGGAATTTATAAAACATGGAAATTCGATTTCAGTCTCGGAACTCGCTTCAAAATTTAAAATGACAACAGATATGCTTGCCGCTCGCCTTGAACGGTATGAGCAGCTTGGCTACGTAAAAAAGGTAATATTAGATACATCTCCATGTTCGCAAGGCTGCAAAACATGCAAAGGGTGCACCTCGATAAAAAATAAAAAGAACGAACCGATAACTTTCTGGGAAAAAGGAGAAAAACTGAAATGA
- a CDS encoding methyl-accepting chemotaxis protein encodes MDVSEQIKNYSDAVDKLSVGYNKSVTISSVTMNSLHILDNAMNSVRNELQNIVSAFEEMQAASKSTASHTDNIDSMMEEILSANDSLRTEISDRVTEIETTSKDFATLTRSFNDLKLQTEKVMNITGNIQNVVQKTNILAINASIEAAHAGSFGAGFKIIANEVHKLAGQTGNFAAQITESIDEFEKTVENINTQMSEFSLLISRFNVSLSSVLSNFDSNARTLNESGQSLSEITFAIKEEARALSDGFGSLEKVNSSMKDTHVILGVIKRIHEFLEEIF; translated from the coding sequence ATGGACGTTAGTGAACAAATAAAAAATTATTCAGATGCTGTAGACAAACTTTCTGTAGGTTACAACAAAAGCGTTACTATCTCTTCAGTAACAATGAATTCTCTGCACATTTTGGACAACGCGATGAATTCCGTTCGCAATGAACTGCAAAATATAGTCAGCGCATTTGAAGAGATGCAGGCTGCAAGTAAAAGCACGGCTTCTCACACAGATAACATAGATTCAATGATGGAAGAAATTTTGTCGGCAAACGATTCTCTGAGAACAGAGATAAGCGACCGCGTTACTGAAATAGAAACAACTTCAAAGGATTTTGCAACACTTACAAGGTCTTTCAACGACTTAAAACTCCAAACAGAAAAAGTAATGAATATCACCGGGAACATACAAAACGTTGTGCAAAAAACAAATATTCTCGCTATAAATGCCTCTATCGAAGCAGCCCATGCAGGTTCGTTCGGAGCCGGATTTAAAATCATTGCAAACGAAGTCCACAAACTCGCAGGGCAAACAGGCAATTTTGCAGCGCAAATCACAGAAAGCATAGATGAGTTTGAAAAAACAGTGGAAAACATCAACACTCAGATGAGCGAGTTTTCACTTTTGATTTCGCGCTTCAACGTTTCGCTGTCTTCAGTCCTTTCAAATTTCGACAGCAACGCAAGGACTCTAAACGAATCGGGACAATCTCTCTCAGAAATAACATTTGCGATAAAAGAAGAAGCAAGAGCGCTTTCAGACGGGTTCGGTTCGCTTGAAAAAGTGAATTCTTCAATGAAAGATACACACGTCATCCTTGGAGTTATAAAACGAATCCACGAATTCCTCGAGGAAATATTTTAA
- the feoB gene encoding ferrous iron transport protein B, whose amino-acid sequence MSENISKKIALLGQPNSGKSSIFNGLTGLHQHVGNWPGKTVEKKIGTFSHNNITYEVADLPGSYSLSANSDEEIVTRDYISKNDLDLVCILADASQLERSLYMLADFAGIKTPAMVVLTMIDVAESQGKKINIESLKKKLNIPVCSIVAPDKKTYSDFFATLEESVKSPKTIDDSSLYDFFENGEMKAEFIAQKKAVEDLIKNGSVKKSRRSENWISGKLLEKDEDVLKEFSAVKQAELATADGALYASNCKFKWIESILKESVVKTKKDSELLSKFDRKAISPVLGKVIALGILLLGLVGAMIVAAPIMGVGAAFTGLANPFLSSVLPTLGVSQAVIHFIESTLITALGWVISMVGFVFSMNFIFGIIEEVGYMARVSYLFDRTMSRIGLQGKAIMPLLIGFGCTIGSVSGTRVIDSWGQRILTMAVAWAVPCGATFVVIPTLANAFFGTSGGILVMLLIFAIMFLHIVITAAIFGRKLNPKEERTGMIMELPPYHKPRWGFIFKQALCKMWDVFKKAFSIELIVCVIFYFLCYSKTGIDGSILYKIGIFISPVTKIFGMGWQTFMSFIAAMISKEATLGVLSAIFANSGDIFNSTTGAAGAVGNIGELAAQVIRIPEALAFIIAVTFNVPCLQAVVATHNETHSIRWTIAIALYYFVTALILAGIIYHIANLFM is encoded by the coding sequence ATGAGTGAAAATATATCTAAAAAAATCGCTTTGCTTGGTCAGCCGAATTCAGGCAAATCATCTATTTTTAACGGATTGACCGGACTTCACCAGCATGTAGGAAACTGGCCCGGAAAAACAGTAGAAAAGAAAATCGGAACATTTTCTCACAACAACATCACTTATGAAGTTGCAGACCTTCCGGGTTCTTATTCGCTCTCTGCAAATTCCGATGAAGAAATCGTTACACGCGACTACATCTCAAAAAATGATCTCGATTTAGTTTGTATCCTCGCCGATGCTTCTCAGCTTGAAAGAAGTTTGTACATGCTTGCCGACTTTGCAGGAATCAAAACTCCGGCAATGGTGGTACTGACTATGATCGACGTTGCAGAATCTCAAGGAAAAAAAATCAATATTGAATCTCTAAAGAAAAAACTCAATATTCCTGTTTGCAGCATAGTCGCTCCCGATAAAAAAACTTATTCCGATTTTTTTGCGACACTTGAAGAATCTGTAAAGTCGCCGAAAACAATTGACGATTCGAGCCTCTACGATTTTTTTGAAAACGGCGAAATGAAGGCAGAATTCATCGCACAAAAAAAAGCTGTAGAAGATTTGATAAAAAACGGCAGCGTAAAAAAATCAAGACGCTCTGAAAATTGGATTTCAGGAAAACTCCTCGAAAAAGATGAAGATGTTTTGAAAGAATTTTCTGCTGTAAAACAAGCTGAATTAGCCACAGCTGACGGTGCGTTGTACGCAAGCAACTGTAAGTTCAAATGGATTGAAAGTATTTTAAAAGAGAGCGTCGTAAAAACAAAGAAGGATTCCGAACTTTTATCAAAATTCGACCGCAAAGCGATCAGCCCTGTTTTGGGAAAAGTGATTGCACTCGGTATTTTGCTGTTAGGTCTTGTTGGCGCTATGATTGTTGCAGCTCCGATAATGGGCGTTGGGGCAGCTTTCACAGGGCTTGCCAATCCGTTCTTAAGTTCAGTGCTTCCGACTTTGGGCGTCTCACAAGCTGTTATTCATTTTATTGAATCGACATTAATAACAGCTCTTGGGTGGGTTATCTCTATGGTCGGCTTTGTGTTTTCGATGAATTTCATTTTTGGAATAATAGAAGAAGTCGGATACATGGCTCGAGTTTCTTATTTATTTGACAGAACGATGAGCAGGATTGGACTGCAAGGAAAAGCGATCATGCCGCTTCTAATAGGATTCGGCTGCACAATCGGTTCGGTTTCGGGAACACGCGTAATTGACTCTTGGGGTCAGCGGATTTTGACGATGGCAGTTGCGTGGGCTGTCCCATGCGGAGCGACATTTGTCGTAATCCCTACACTTGCGAATGCATTTTTTGGAACATCAGGCGGGATTCTTGTTATGCTTTTGATTTTTGCGATAATGTTTTTGCACATCGTGATCACAGCAGCAATATTTGGCAGAAAGCTGAATCCAAAGGAAGAACGTACCGGAATGATAATGGAGCTTCCTCCTTACCACAAACCGCGATGGGGCTTTATATTCAAACAGGCACTCTGCAAAATGTGGGATGTTTTCAAAAAGGCATTTTCGATAGAGCTGATTGTTTGTGTAATTTTTTATTTTCTCTGCTACTCGAAAACAGGAATTGATGGAAGTATTCTATACAAAATCGGAATATTTATTTCACCTGTAACAAAAATATTCGGAATGGGCTGGCAGACATTTATGTCATTTATCGCTGCAATGATTTCAAAAGAAGCAACACTCGGAGTTCTCTCTGCGATTTTTGCAAACTCAGGAGACATATTCAACTCTACAACAGGTGCTGCTGGAGCGGTAGGAAACATCGGAGAACTTGCAGCACAGGTTATCAGAATCCCTGAGGCACTCGCTTTTATAATTGCAGTAACATTTAATGTTCCATGCCTTCAGGCAGTAGTTGCAACCCACAATGAAACACATTCTATAAGATGGACTATAGCAATCGCACTTTACTATTTTGTTACAGCATTGATTCTTGCAGGAATTATATATCACATTGCGAATCTGTTTATGTAG
- a CDS encoding MptD family putative ECF transporter S component, translated as MKNSNKLEGKDLVNIGIYCAIFFIIVMVVSFLGFIPVMIPLLTVFCPLAGGIPFMLFLTKVKKFGMIFIFSVIIGTLLMVTGMGIYPFIASFITGITADLIYKAGKYSSKKASVLCYGVICITEWANELPIFINIDKYFSTRTSFGEEYVQTLTACMPQWLNPILLVASFVFGCLGALIGIAVLKKHFSKAGII; from the coding sequence ATGAAAAACTCAAACAAACTCGAAGGCAAAGATCTTGTAAACATCGGAATCTATTGCGCAATCTTTTTTATCATCGTGATGGTTGTATCATTTTTAGGATTCATACCTGTTATGATTCCGCTTTTGACAGTTTTTTGTCCGCTCGCAGGTGGAATTCCGTTCATGCTTTTTCTGACTAAAGTTAAGAAGTTCGGAATGATCTTTATCTTTTCCGTAATTATTGGAACTCTTCTGATGGTCACAGGAATGGGCATTTACCCTTTTATCGCAAGCTTCATCACGGGAATCACTGCCGATTTAATATACAAAGCCGGAAAATACTCAAGCAAAAAAGCATCTGTTTTATGTTACGGCGTTATATGTATAACTGAATGGGCAAATGAACTTCCGATTTTTATAAATATCGATAAATATTTTTCAACACGAACAAGTTTCGGTGAAGAATATGTTCAGACTTTGACAGCCTGCATGCCTCAATGGCTGAACCCGATTTTACTCGTCGCATCTTTTGTCTTTGGCTGTCTTGGCGCTTTGATTGGAATTGCCGTTCTCAAAAAACATTTTTCAAAGGCAGGAATTATCTGA
- a CDS encoding ABC transporter ATP-binding protein — MIELKNVSFSYENSSENSSSDEKEEQPGCLSNISLTIKDGETVLLTGASGCGKTTILRLINGLIPNFYEGKIEGEVLVNGSNVSNAELYETAKTVSTVFQNPRSQFFNVDTTSELAFPCENMGMQEDKIRERISCTVKRMNLENLMNRSLFDLSGGQKQKIACASVDVSGNKIILLDEPSANLDTESIFTLKELIKIWKNDGKTIVAAEHRLFYLWDLCDRTVILDKGQIKMELDSSQMKKMNDDELSKFGLRSRNFVNPLDLVNIESGSSDKNTVEKSDSNIILSDFYYCYKGSKKPVIDFSQMIIPKNKIIAVAGANGEGKTTFLQCICGLLKKSKGKMYFDGKWYNRRQRLKKIFMVMQDVNHQLFTETALDEVLISMENEDEDVCKKILAELGLAGFENCHPMSLSGGQKQRLAIACAVASGREILLFDEPTSGLDFAHMKQICSLLRKLKKMGRSIIVVTHDSELIKNSCDYVVRLKNR; from the coding sequence ATGATTGAATTAAAAAACGTAAGTTTTTCATACGAAAATTCTTCCGAAAATTCTTCGTCTGATGAAAAAGAGGAACAGCCTGGATGCCTTTCAAACATAAGTCTTACGATAAAAGACGGCGAGACTGTTCTTTTGACAGGCGCTTCGGGCTGCGGAAAAACTACGATTTTGCGCCTCATAAACGGCTTGATTCCGAATTTTTATGAAGGCAAGATTGAAGGCGAAGTCCTTGTAAACGGCAGCAATGTTTCAAACGCAGAACTCTACGAAACTGCAAAGACAGTGAGCACCGTTTTTCAAAATCCCAGAAGTCAATTTTTCAACGTCGACACAACGAGCGAACTCGCTTTTCCATGCGAAAATATGGGAATGCAGGAAGACAAAATCAGAGAAAGGATTTCCTGCACAGTCAAACGGATGAATCTTGAAAATCTCATGAACAGAAGCCTTTTTGATTTATCGGGTGGGCAAAAACAGAAAATTGCATGTGCGAGCGTTGATGTAAGCGGAAATAAAATCATTCTTTTAGACGAACCTTCCGCAAACTTGGACACGGAATCTATCTTTACTTTGAAAGAACTGATAAAAATCTGGAAAAATGATGGAAAAACTATTGTTGCCGCAGAACACAGGCTTTTTTATCTCTGGGATTTATGTGACAGAACGGTGATTCTCGATAAAGGTCAGATCAAAATGGAACTCGATTCTTCACAAATGAAAAAAATGAACGATGACGAGCTTTCAAAGTTTGGGCTGAGAAGCAGAAATTTTGTAAATCCTCTCGACCTTGTAAATATAGAATCAGGATCTTCTGACAAAAATACTGTTGAAAAATCAGATTCAAACATCATCCTTAGTGATTTTTACTATTGTTACAAAGGTTCAAAAAAGCCGGTTATAGATTTTTCACAAATGATAATTCCAAAAAACAAGATTATCGCTGTAGCAGGAGCAAACGGTGAAGGCAAAACAACTTTTTTGCAGTGCATCTGCGGGCTCTTAAAAAAAAGCAAAGGTAAAATGTACTTTGACGGAAAATGGTACAACCGCCGCCAGCGGCTAAAAAAGATATTTATGGTTATGCAAGATGTAAACCATCAGCTTTTTACTGAAACAGCTTTAGACGAAGTTCTGATAAGCATGGAAAACGAGGACGAAGATGTATGTAAAAAAATCCTTGCAGAACTAGGGCTTGCAGGATTTGAAAATTGTCACCCGATGTCACTTTCAGGAGGGCAAAAGCAGAGGCTCGCAATTGCGTGTGCAGTAGCAAGCGGGCGCGAAATTCTTTTGTTTGACGAACCGACTTCCGGGCTTGACTTTGCACACATGAAACAGATTTGCTCTCTTTTGCGAAAACTAAAAAAAATGGGACGCAGCATAATTGTTGTGACGCATGACTCGGAGCTCATAAAAAACTCATGCGATTATGTAGTCAGATTAAAAAACAGGTAA